One genomic segment of Hordeum vulgare subsp. vulgare chromosome 2H, MorexV3_pseudomolecules_assembly, whole genome shotgun sequence includes these proteins:
- the LOC123430843 gene encoding E3 ubiquitin-protein ligase PUB23-like yields the protein MATMEESPQLFLCPISMELMEDPVTVSTGVTYDRRSIERWFFKYGKTTCPATMQRVASLDLTPNHTLKRVIASWQDRASTSSSPSSPSDALKPMARERLPSVLAGIEGTPFKVTALKGLRLCMAGDQAARDDFVAYDGIQVLGRVMAQALAESGAGGDFSAFRTCEEAAAVLATLPLSDEESVDLVLRPECMRPMVALVQRGSAEARLHAMSILAKVSEASGARNWTDDVDVDDMVKSLLDLLSDGASSKLSSRALDVLIDVTARSRSRGARRGKGVVEVGAVRVLVELLPEADRHVTERALLLLKRLCKCPEGRLAFGEHGLAVAAVVRTVLRVSGLATRLAVNVLWLVSCAARPTERVLDDMVASGGVAKLLALLQADGSPSTKEKVVRMLRVHGAFWRQYPCIPADLKDYLKFLK from the coding sequence ATGGCCACCATGGAGGAGTCGCCACAGCTGTTCCTCTGCCCGATCTCCATGGAGCTGATGGAGGACCCCGTCACGGTGTCTACCGGCGTTACCTACGACCGCCGGAGCATCGAGCGGTGGTTCTTCAAGTACGGCAAGACGACGTGCCCCGCCACCATGCAGCGCGTCGCCTCCCTCGACCTCACGCCCAACCACACCCTCAAGCGCGTCATCGCCTCCTGGCAGGAccgcgcctccacctcctcctccccctccagcCCTTCGGACGCGCTCAAGCCGATGGCGCGGGAGCGGCTGCCGTCGGTGCTCGCCGGCATTGAGGGCACGCCCTTCAAGGTCACCGCGCTCAAGGGCCTCAGGCTCTGCATGGCCGGGGACCAGGCGGCGCGGGACGACTTCGTGGCCTACGACGGCATCCAGGTGCTCGGCCGCGTCATGGCGCAGGCGCTCGCGGAGAGCGGCGCCGGCGGGGACTTCTCGGCGTTCCGGACGTGCGAGGAGGCCGCCGCCGTCCTTGCCACGCTCCCGCTGTCAGACGAGGAGTCGGTGGACCTGGTGCTGCGGCCCGAGTGCATGAGGCCCATGGTCGCGCTCGTCCAGCGCGGCAGCGCCGAGGCGAGGCTGCACGCCATGTCCATCCTCGCCAAGGTCTCCGAGGCCAGCGGCGCCCGCAACTGGACCGACGACGTCGACGTCGACGACATGGTCAAGTCCCTCCTCGACCTCCTCTCCGACGGGGCCTCCTCCAAGCTCAGCTCGCGCGCGCTCGACGTGCTCATCGACGTCACGGCGCGCTCGCGCTCCAGGGGCGCACGGCGCGGCAAGGGCGTGGTGGAGGTGGGCGCCGTGCGCGTGCTCGTGGAGCTCCTCCCGGAGGCCGACCGCCACGTCACAGAGCGGGCGCTCCTCCTGCTGAAGCGGCTGTGCAAGTGCCCGGAGGGCCGGCTCGCGTTCGGGGAGCACGGGCTCGCCGTGGCGGCCGTGGTGCGGACGGTGCTGCGGGTGTCCGGCCTGGCCACGAGGCTGGCGGTCAACGTGCTGTGGCTGGTGTCGTGCGCGGCGCGGCCCACGGAGAGGGTGCTGGACGACATGGTGGCGAGCGGCGGCGTGGCGAAGCTGCTGGCGCTGCTGCAGGCGGACGGCTCGCCGTCGACCAAGGAGAAGGTGGTGAGGATGCTCAGGGTGCACGGCGCGTTCTGGAGGCAGTACCCTTGCATCCCCGCCGACCTCAAGGACTACCTCAAATTTCTCAAGTGA